Proteins from a genomic interval of Rickettsia sp. Oklahoma-10:
- a CDS encoding nucleotidyltransferase domain-containing protein: MKSLLFIKEVWLFCSCSRGDNKKRSDIDIAIICSNITNQE; encoded by the coding sequence TTGAAATCTTTACTTTTTATAAAGGAAGTATGGCTTTTTTGTTCTTGCAGTCGAGGTGATAATAAAAAGCGCTCTGATATTGATATTGCAATTATTTGTTCCAATATTACAAATCAAGAATGA
- the nuoH gene encoding NADH-quinone oxidoreductase subunit NuoH, giving the protein MAELFFEYIFPLIIIALKVMAITIPLILCVAYLTYAERRVIGFMQLRRGPNVVGPFGLLQPIADAVKLLFKEPVIPTNSDKVLFILAPMITFILSLIGWSVIPFAKGVVLADINVGVLYILAVSALSVYGIIIAGWASNSKYAFLGAIRSSAQMISYEVSMGLVIITVLLTTGTLNLSGIIEAQSTIPWWIDLMLLPMGVVFFISVLAETNRLPFDLPEAESELVAGYNVEYSSMGFALFFLGEYANMILVSAMTTTFFLGGYLPPFNILWLDCIPGFFWFAFKVGFLLFCFLWIRATLPRYRYDQLMRLGWKVFLPLTLFWVILVSSVLMYTDNLPSVLE; this is encoded by the coding sequence ATGGCAGAACTCTTTTTTGAATATATTTTTCCGTTAATTATAATTGCTTTAAAGGTAATGGCAATCACTATCCCTTTAATATTGTGTGTTGCGTATTTAACATATGCAGAACGTCGCGTTATTGGTTTTATGCAGCTTAGAAGAGGTCCAAATGTTGTTGGACCGTTTGGGCTTTTGCAGCCTATTGCTGATGCGGTTAAACTCTTATTCAAAGAGCCGGTTATTCCAACCAATTCCGATAAAGTATTATTTATTTTAGCACCGATGATAACTTTTATATTAAGTTTAATTGGTTGGTCGGTTATACCTTTTGCAAAGGGTGTAGTTCTTGCAGACATTAATGTCGGTGTTTTATATATTCTTGCTGTTTCTGCCTTAAGTGTTTACGGCATTATTATTGCAGGCTGGGCTAGTAACTCAAAATATGCATTCCTTGGTGCTATACGCTCATCTGCTCAAATGATTTCTTATGAAGTATCGATGGGACTGGTTATTATTACCGTGTTGCTTACTACAGGTACCCTCAATTTAAGTGGGATTATTGAAGCACAAAGTACCATTCCATGGTGGATCGATTTAATGCTATTACCAATGGGTGTTGTGTTTTTTATCTCAGTACTTGCCGAAACAAATAGATTACCTTTTGATTTACCTGAAGCGGAGTCAGAGTTAGTTGCCGGCTATAATGTTGAATATTCCTCTATGGGATTTGCTTTATTTTTCTTAGGCGAATATGCTAATATGATACTTGTTAGTGCAATGACTACTACTTTCTTCTTAGGTGGTTATTTACCACCTTTTAATATCTTATGGTTAGATTGTATTCCCGGTTTCTTTTGGTTTGCTTTTAAAGTTGGATTTTTACTGTTCTGCTTTTTATGGATCAGAGCAACGTTACCAAGATATCGCTATGATCAGTTAATGCGTTTAGGTTGGAAAGTATTCTTGCCACTGACACTATTTTGGGTGATATTGGTGTCGAGCGTACTTATGTATACCGATAATTTACCAAGTGTTTTAGAATAA